A segment of the Deinococcus multiflagellatus genome:
AAAGGCGCGGCCGGTGTTGAGCAGCACCGCCTCGACCTGCGCGGGGTCCGTGACGATGTACGTGTCGCGCTCCGCTTCAACGCGCACCTTCACGCCGCAGCCGTACTCGCGGGTGACGCGTTCCAGGAAGCCCAGGGGGTCACGGCCGAAGTCGAGGAGGTTCCCGAGGACAGGCAGGGGGGCGGGACCGGCAGAGGTGGGCATGTCGTCTCCGTTCAACTGGGGCGGAAGCGCAGCAGGCGCAGGGCGTTGGCGGTGACGAGCACGGTGGCGCCCGTGTCGCTGAGGATGGCGGGCCACAGGCCGGTGATACCGAGCAGCGTGGTCACCAGGAAGATGGCCTTGAGCCCCAGGGCGAAGGTGACGTTCTGGCGGATGTTGCGCATGGTGGCGCGGGACAGCTGAACGAGGTCGCTGACGCCCGTGACGCTGTGCCGCAGCAGGGCGGCGTCGGCCGTTTCCAGCGCGACGTCCGTGCCGCCGCCCATGGCGATCCCGACGTCACTCTGCGCGAGCGCGGGCGCGTCGTTGATGCCGTCGCCCACCATGGCGATCTTGCCGCCCTGCTTGAGGTCGGCGATGCGCCGCAGCTTGTCTTCCGGCATCAGTTCGGCTTCCACATCGAGACCGAGGTCTCCCGCGATGGCGCGCCCGGTGCGGGCGTTGTCGCCGGTCAGCATGACCGAGCGCACCCCCAGGGCATGGAGCTTGGCGATGGCTGCTTTGGCGTCCGTGCGCGGCTCATCGCGGATGGCGAGCAGTCCCAGGGGCACGGGACCGTCCAGCAGCACCACGACCGTCTTCCCCTGCTGTTCAAGCGCTTCAATGCGGCGCTGCACGTCGGGGGCCAGGGGCGCCAGGTCCTGCGCGTAGCGGGGTGAGCCCACGGCCAGGGCGCGGCCACCGACGGTCGCGGTGACGGCCTTGCCGGGAATGGCCCGGGCGTTGTCCGCCGCGGGAATGTTCAGGTCGCCTGCACGGCCGAGGATGGCTTTGGCGAGTGGGTGGGCGCTGCCTGTTTCGACGGCGGCGGCCAATGTCACGACCTCCTGCTCGGCCGCGCCCAGTGGCACGATGTCCGTCACCTGCGGCTTGTTCTCGGTCAGCGTGCCGGTCTTGTCAAACGCGATGGTGTTCACGCTGCCGATGGTTTCCAGGGCGGCCCCGCCCTTGATCAGCAGGCCCTGCCGGGCACCGGCGCTGATGCCGCTGGTCACGGCGGCGGGCACCGAGAGCACCAGGGCGCAGGGGCAGGCGATCAGCAGCAGCGCGACGCCCTTGTAGATCCATTCGTGCCACGGCTGACCGAACAGCAGCGGGGGGAGGACGGCGAACAGCAGCGCGATCAGCATGGCGGCGGGCGTGTACCAGCGGGAAAAGCGGTCAATGAAGCGCGCGGTGGGGGCTTTGGCGGACTCGGCTTCCTCCACGAGGTGAATGATGCGCGCGATGGTGTTGTCACTCGCGCCCCGGTCCACGCGGACGGTCAGGACGCCGTCGGTGTTGATGCTGCCGGCGTATACGGTATCGCCAGCGCCCTTGTGGACGGGTACGCTTTCGCCTGTGACGGGGCTGTCGTCGAGGTTGGAGTGGCCTTCGGTGATGGTGCCGTCGGCGGGGACGCGGCCGCCCGGCGGCACGCGGACCAGCTGACCGACCTGCAACTGCTCGACGGGCACCTCGCGGGTCTGGCCGCCGTCCAGCAGCAGGGCCGTTTTCGGCGCGAGGGCCGCCAGCGCCTGAATGCCGGCCCGGGCGCGGCCCGCCGCGATGTTTTCCAGCAGTTCGCCGACCGCGAACAGGAACACGACCAGCGCGCCCTCGGCGGCTTCGCCGATGGCAATGGCCCCGATGGCGGCCACACTGATCAGGGTGTTGATGGTGAAGGGCTCGCCCAGACGGGTGCTGGCCAGCGCTTTGAGCACCAGCGGCCACACGCCGATCAGGGTGGCGGCCGCGTACGCCCAGAAGGCGAGGGACGGCGCGACCAGGCTGAACAGCAGCGCGAGGGCCAGCAGGCCCCCGGTCAGCAGGACGTTGCGGCCCTTGGCGGTTCGGTACCAGGGCAGCTCCACCCGCGCGGGACGAGGCGCGGAAGCGGTGCCTGGGGGAACGGGCGCGTCCGATTGCAATTCGGGGGGGTAGCCGATGGCGCGCAGGGCCTGCTCCAGCTGCGCGCGGGGGGTGCGCGATTCATCCAGGGTTAAGCTGAGCACCTGCGTGGTGAAGTTGACCTTGGCCTCGCCCACGCCGGGAAGTCGGGAGACGACCCCTTGCACCTTGCCCGCGCAGTCCGCGCAGTCCATGTTGTTCACGAAGTAGCGCAGGGTCAGGCCGGCAGAGGTGGCCGGCGCAGGCTCCAGCGTGGGGGGATAGCCCAGGGCGCGGAGGGTGCGTTCCAGTGTCTCGCGGGGCAGTTGCGCCTCGTCGAGGCGCAGGCTCAGCGTCTGCGTGGTGAAGTTGACCTTGGGGTCACCCACGCCGGGCAGGCGGCTGAGGGCGCTCTGCACCGTGCGGGCGCAGTCGGCACAGTCCATGCGCGCCACGAAGTAGCGCAGCGGCGTGCCGGAAATGGGGGGCGTACCGGTCATGGCTTACGATATCTGTGTGGATGTACAGATATCAAGTGCAGGGAGACGCGGTGGGTTCAGCTGGAAGCGCCGACCGTGGCCCCTGGGGGCGTTGGGGCGCGTTCTGTTCTCCGCGCTGCTGGGCAGCCTGCTGGCCCTGACGGCTGTGCCCCACCCCTGGAGTGCGGCGACCCCCCTGCCCCTCGCCGCGCTGCTGCTGTGGGTCTGCACACCCGCTCGGCCCACAGCCGCCGCTGCGCGGCTGTTCTGGAGCATGACCACCTTTTTTGGCCTGCACCTGCTGTTCTTGCCCCTCAGCTTCGCCGCGCTGTTCGGCGCGGTGGGCGCCCTCCTGTTCCTGCCGCTGTTCGCCCTGGAAGGGGGTTTCTATGCGCTGCTCGCCCTCATGGTGACTGCGCTGCTCCCCACGCTTCCCGGGCGGCTGTGGGGCCTGGCGTTCGGGTGGGTGCTCCTGGAATGGCTGCGCCACCTGGGCCCGTTCGCCTTTCCCTGGGGCACCCTCGGCTACACGCTCCTGCCCACCCCGCTGATTCAGGTCGCCGACCTGGGCGGCGTGCTGCTCGCCAGCCTCCTCGTCACCAGCCTGGCGGCGGCCCTCGCCCGCCTCACGGCGGGGGGCGTGCGGCCCCTCGCGCTGACGCTGCCCATCTGGGCCCTGGCGCTGCTGTACGGCCTGACCCGGCCTGAGGTCACGCCGCCCACCCACCGCGCCCTCCTGGTGCAGGGCAACCTCAATCCGCTCGACAAAGTGCAGGGCACAGCCGAACCGCTGCCCCTCTATACCCGCCTCAGCGCAGGGGCCTCCTCGGACGTGGTGATCTGGCCCGAAACGGCGGTCACGGCGCTGGACGTGCCGCGCCTCCCGGCCCACCCCCTCCTGATTGGCGTCTCCCGCCCCGGACAGAACCGGATGGAAGCGTGGGACACCACGCTCACTGGCGCCTACGACAAGCACCAGCGCGTTCCCTTTGCCGAGTACCTCCCGCTGCGTGAGCCGCTCGCCCCGCTCTACCACCAGGTGTTTCGCGCGCTCGGCTTGCCCGACCTCACCGGCCTCCAGAAGGGACAGCTTGACCGGCCGCTGGGTTTGCGTGGGGTCACGTACGGCGCGTACGTGTGTTACGAGAGCGTCTTTCCCTCCGTCGCCCGTCACCTGGTCCGGGGCGGCGCCGACGTGCTCGTGAACGCCTCCAACGACGGCTGGTTCAATGCGGGAACCGGCGTGGAACAACACTTCGCGATGGGCCGGGTCCGCGCCATTGAAACGCGGCGTTACCTGCTGCGCGCAGGCAACATTGGCGTGACGGCCGTGATTGACCCCAGGGGGCGGGTGACGCAGGCGCTCCCGCCCCGCCGTGCGGGCGCCCTCTCCGCGCGCTTCGCCCTGCAGCGGGGCACCACGGGGTACGTCCGGTGGGGCGACTGGCCCGTGGCCGTCGCGGCACTCGGGCTTCTCGTCCTTGGGCGCAAGAACAACCGGTAGGGCTGTGGCGGGGAGAACCTCCACTCTATCCTCAGCCTCAAACCGATGAGAAGACCGAAGGAAAGCCCAGAAGGTCCCTAAAGCGCCCGGCACCCTTCCGTGTTCAGCGGCGCAGGACTTGAATCCCGGTGTCCACATGGAAGCGAAAGGCCTTGAGGTGTTCTCGCGCGCGCAGATGGAGAGGAGAGAGCAAAGCGAATGACCTCCTTGTGAAGTTCATCTTCGACGCTGGACTTGTCCTGATCGGGTGAAAATCACGTGTGGGGGTCAGGCAAGCTAGGGCATGTTGTCCCCTACTGGACCTGTCGCGGTGCCCGAGGACACGGCCCGCATTGCCCGCGCCGCTTTCCCCAAAGGCAACCTGTACCTCACCCTACGAGACGAGTTTGGCACCCTCTACGCAGCAGAGGACTTCGCCACGCTCTTTTCGGGGCGTGGCCGCCCAGCCCTTCCCCCCTGGCGTCTGGCGCTCATTACGGTTGTTCAATTTCTAGAGAATTTGACGGACAGGCAGGCGGCGGAACAGGTACGGGCGCGCATAGATCTCAAGTACCTCTTGGGTCTGGAACTGGATGATCCAGGGTTTCACTTCAGCGTGCTGAGCGAGTTCCGTACCCGATTGATTGCAGGCAATGCGGAGCAGGTGTTGTTGGATAGGGTACTGACCCGCTTTCGAGAAAAGGGGCTGTTGAAACTGCGGGGACGGCAGCGCACCGATTCCACCCACGTGTTGTCGTCTGTCCGCTGGCGGTATCTCAGGGTGTTCTGCGCGGCCCTGGTGATGACAGGTGGTGGTCAATCAGCCGCTCGGCGTCCTGCCCAACCCCGCCCAGCAGAGCGGAATTCCGCGTGCGTTGCCAGGGAAGGCCCACGAAGAAGACGCCTGGAACGCGGGTGACACCGCCGTCGTGCATGGGCTGGCCCTGGTCAGTGAGCACGTCCACTGCCAGCCAGCGGTAGTTCGGGCGGAAGCCGGTGGCCCAGAGTACGCTCTCGGTTTCCAGGCGCCCTCCGTCCTGGGTGATGAGCGCCCGGCCGGCCGTGCCCACGATCCGCGGCGCGAGCCGGAGCTGCCTGGTCCGGCTTAGGTGCCTGAGGTTCGTGCCAATCACAGGGTCCCGGCGCTGCAAGGCGCGGCCGAGGGGTGAAGCGGCCTTGACCTCCAGCAGGCCCAGGGCGCTGAGCCAATCAAAGATGTCGCGCCCGAGCAGGCGCTGGGGCAGGGCGGGCTGAGGGCGGCCCTGCGCGACCGTGACCGTGTGGGTGCGGCTGAGTTCCTGGGCAATTTGGGCGCCGGAGTTGCCGGAACCCACCACCACCACGCGGCCGGGGGGCAGGTCGGTGGGCCGCCGGTACGCGCTGCTGTGCAACTGGACCACGTCGGGTGCGAGGGTGCGGGCGAAGGCAGGCGTGTGCGGCGTCTGGAAGGGGCCAGTGGCCACCACGACCGCGCGGGCCGTCCAGTGGCCCTGCGGCGTGTCAGCGGTGAATCCGGTGGGTGTGGCCTGGAGGTGCAGGACGGGGGACGCGTGCGCGACTGGAAGCTCAAACGCCTGGACGTAAGCGTGCAGGTAGTCGGCCACCTCGTCCTTGGTGGGGTAGTGCTCAGGGTCGCCGGGGAAGGGCAACCCCGGCAGGGCGCTGCGTTTGGCCGGGGTGAACAGCACGAGGGAGTCGTAGCGCGCGCGCCAGCTGTCGCCGGTGCGGGCGTTGGCATCGAGGATGCAGAAAGTCCGCCCGGCGCGCTGGAGGTGGTAGCCGGCCGCGAGGCCCGCCTGGCCCCCACCAATCACGAGGACGTCGAGGGGTGCGGCAGACTGGTCATCAGGAGGCACACGCATACCGTCATTATGTATGAATATGTGTTCAGATGTAAAACTGAGATAGACCCAGCATGAGGGAAGTGATGCAGGCCATAGACCTGCGCTGCCCCCGAGGCGCGGAAGGCCATGCCAGCGGCTGGCTCAGGCCACCTGTTCCAACTGGTCTGCGCACGCCAGATCAACCTATTACATTTCCGCATTCTCAAAATGCTCTTCTGAAGTCACTGGTGGTCTTGCCAGTCGAGCGGCCCCTGGACCGCTCGCCAGCGGTGCCGGTCACCTGACCTGGCGTCAGGGTTCGGGGGCTCTGGAAGCCCACGAACAGGCCGCGAGCCCACAGTGCCCCGCCAGGGTTGGCACTGTCACCACGTCCCTGTTCTGGTCACACGGATCTGGTTCGCTTCCCGGCAGGTCAATCTCCGTCTGGTACGGGGGTTTGCTCGCAGGGGAGACCAGCGCCGCCTGGAGCGGCTTGCGCTCTCCTCGCCCTGAAGGCTGACAACATGACCCAGACGTTTACGCCCACCCGCACCCCCCCTGTCCTGCCCGGAACCGCACTGCTCGGGCTGAAGGCCACCACCCTCCTGGATCTTGGTGAAGCGGTGCATGCTGGCTTGAGTCCAGCCACTGTCGAGCGGCTGGGCACGCACCTCGGGTTGAGCCTGGCCGAGACCCTGTCACTGCTGAAACTGAGCAGCAGTACGTACCACCGCTACCGGCGCACCGGCCGCGCACTCAGCGCGGACGTCAGCACGCACCTGTACCACCTGGCCCGGGTGACGGAAGCTGCGGAGCGGTACTTCGAGCACAAGGACGCCGCCCACGTCTGGTTGCAGACGCCGCGCGCCACCTTTGGCCACCGCACCCCCCTTCAGTTTGCCCTTCCGCCCGAAGGCGCCGAGTACGTGACGACCGTGCTGAGCAGGCTTGAGCACGGCGTCTACACGTGACCCTGACCCTCCACCGCGTCAGTAAACTGCAGTACGCCACCCAACCCCTCCTCACCGACCATGGCTTCGGCGCCGCAAAGTTTGGCGGTCGCTGGAACAGTGCCGATCCCGCGCTCGAGTTTGACCGCCGCATCATCTACGCCAGTGACACCCTGGGGCAAGCCCTGCTGGAGGTGATTGTTCAAGTGGGCAGCGGCGCGCTGCACCGGGTGCCCCACGGGCATGTCACGCTCGCGGTGGATCCAGATGCCATCGCCGAATTGCCCGCCTCGGCGCTGCCTCCCAACTGGAACGACCCTCCCCTGAGCCCAGCCACCCAAATCATTGGAGACGAGTGGTATGACCTGGGCAGTTCACCCGTCCTGCGCGTCCCGTCTGTGATTCTGCCGCTGACGGTGTATGGCCCTGGACAGGCCAATTACCTGATCAATGCGGGTCATCCCAATATCCGCACGGCGGTTCAACTGGTGATTCTGTCGTTTTATTCCAAGAGGCCAAGTTCGGCGGCTCCAAGTTGTGTGCCGGTCTTTGCGGCATAGCTGCTGACGAACCAGGCGGCGATGCCTCCCAGGCCACCCAACAGCATCAAGGACAGGCCATAGCCTGAGGTCCAGGTGAACAACCCACCCATCACCAGTGGCGTGAGGGCCTGCGCCAGATTGACAGGCCGGGCCAGCCAGCCATTGACTGCTCCATACACGGCTGCCGGATACCCACGGACCAACAACTCTGACCGGGCCAGCGTCAGGGCCCCACTGGCCAGCCCGAACAGCACCACGCCTGTGACCTTCACCCCACTGTGCACACTCAGCAGCAGCCATGTCCCGAAGGCCAACCCGCCCAGCAGCCCCACGGTCAGCGGCGCCGGTCCCACCCATTTCACACAGGGAACGAACAGCACCCGTCCGGGCAGGGCGCTGAGGCCCAGCAGTCCGGTCAGTGCGGCGGCCTCTCCCGGGCTGTATCCCGATGCTAACAACAGCGGCGCGAGTTGCAGTCCCACGCCCACCGTGACCATCCGGGCCAGCGTCAGCCCGGCGGCCAACTGCAGGGCGGCGGGGTCAGGCGTGAACGACGCATGGCTTCGCATCCTCCTGGCCTGGCCATGCTCTGGGATCACCCGCCACACCAGCGCCGCCATGACCAGCAGCAGGCCAGCCAATCCCAGCAGGGTGACCCGAAGCCCAGCCCCGTGCAACAACACCGTCGTGAGCGGCACGAAGATGGTGCTGGCCAGTCCAGCGATCAAGGTGACCGTGAGGGTGGCCCGGGTCCGGAGGGCCTCTGAGACCTGTTGCCCCAAGACGGTGAATACGGCCTCGTAGAAGGTCAGGGTCATGGCGAGACCAGCGAGCAGCCACCCCAACAGGAACAGCACGTAGCTGTCCGTCAGGCTCAACAGGAGAAAAGCCACGGTGCCACTCAGGGCACCGCCACTCAACAACAGCCGTCCACCCTGCCGGTCCAGAACACGGCCAAACCAGGGTGCCAGGACGGCACTCACGAGGAGCGCCGCCGTAAACGCGAAGCCGGTCTGCACCCGGGTCCAGCCGTAAGCCTGTTCCGTGGCGACGGCGAGCAGCGGCTGAGCGTAATACAGGGCGCCGTAGCTCACCGTGCACAAAAGAGCCAGCGTCCACACGACGGGACGCGTGGACGCTGGCGAGGCCATCATCAGCCCAGCGAAATGGGGGCCTGAGGGGCGCAGCAGCCAGAGTCCGGTGCGCAGCCATCGGACGTCGCCTCGGCCGGTGTGCCGCAGCTGTCGCCCGCCTTGCACTGCACGCCAGGGGTCCGCAGGTGCACCGTGATCTGTTCAGACGCGATATCAACGTGCGTCACGTGGTACTGCATCGCGGGGGTCGTGGCATTCCCGTACTCGAAGCGCACCTCGGCTTCATCACGCACGGGAATGTGCTTGACCACGCGGTCGTAGATCGCCAGGAACTTCCGGTTGGTCATGAACCCAGCCTTCGCTTCCTCCGCAGAGCCATCCATCAGCTGAATGACCGTCTCGCGCCAGGCGTTGGCTTTCCCGCCGCAGTCCATCGCTTCGATGGTCACGGCTTTGACTTCCGTGACGTGGTATCCAGCGGGCACCAGGACTTCGCCGTGGAGATGGAATTGCAGCGGCCGCTGGGGCAAGGTTCTCAGGGCTGTCATCAGCTCCTGAGTCGTGGTGAGGTCGCTCAGGCCGGGAATCGGGGCAGTCAGGGTCTGGGTCATCGCAGGGCTCCTTATAGACGTTCTTCGATGAGTAAAGGTAAAAAATTAGCAGGTGGCGCAGGAGGGAGCAGCAGGGGCAGTGACGTTCAATGGCCAGGGCCACTTGAAGGTGAACGGCCGGGCCAGGTGAGCGCAGCGCTGCTGCCGGGCGACCCAGAGCAGGTGCTGATGATGCTCACGGGCGAGGATCTCCAGGGTCATGGGATTCATACGGCCTCCTTTTGCTGCTGCGGCACGGCTGCCAGCAATCCATCCAGAGCGGTGCGGGCGATCAGCATGCCTTTGGCGCTGAGCGTGTAGTACGTCCATTTCCCGCGTTTCTCGGTTTCGACCAGACCAGCCTCAACCAGCAACTTCATGTGATGGCTGGTGGTGGGCTGGGTCAGGCCGAGCATCTGCTGGACGTCGCAGGTACACACGCCCTGCCCGGTGGAGCAGCAGCCGGCATCCACGGTGGCGAGGAAGTGAAGGGCCCTGAGGCGGTGTACGTCCCCCAACGCCTTGAATACCACCGCTGTTCCATCGAAGTCCATGGATGTAATGTACAGAACGCATAGAGGATTGTCAATGGGAGCAAGCATGATTGAGCTGCTCT
Coding sequences within it:
- a CDS encoding heavy metal translocating P-type ATPase, translated to MTGTPPISGTPLRYFVARMDCADCARTVQSALSRLPGVGDPKVNFTTQTLSLRLDEAQLPRETLERTLRALGYPPTLEPAPATSAGLTLRYFVNNMDCADCAGKVQGVVSRLPGVGEAKVNFTTQVLSLTLDESRTPRAQLEQALRAIGYPPELQSDAPVPPGTASAPRPARVELPWYRTAKGRNVLLTGGLLALALLFSLVAPSLAFWAYAAATLIGVWPLVLKALASTRLGEPFTINTLISVAAIGAIAIGEAAEGALVVFLFAVGELLENIAAGRARAGIQALAALAPKTALLLDGGQTREVPVEQLQVGQLVRVPPGGRVPADGTITEGHSNLDDSPVTGESVPVHKGAGDTVYAGSINTDGVLTVRVDRGASDNTIARIIHLVEEAESAKAPTARFIDRFSRWYTPAAMLIALLFAVLPPLLFGQPWHEWIYKGVALLLIACPCALVLSVPAAVTSGISAGARQGLLIKGGAALETIGSVNTIAFDKTGTLTENKPQVTDIVPLGAAEQEVVTLAAAVETGSAHPLAKAILGRAGDLNIPAADNARAIPGKAVTATVGGRALAVGSPRYAQDLAPLAPDVQRRIEALEQQGKTVVVLLDGPVPLGLLAIRDEPRTDAKAAIAKLHALGVRSVMLTGDNARTGRAIAGDLGLDVEAELMPEDKLRRIADLKQGGKIAMVGDGINDAPALAQSDVGIAMGGGTDVALETADAALLRHSVTGVSDLVQLSRATMRNIRQNVTFALGLKAIFLVTTLLGITGLWPAILSDTGATVLVTANALRLLRFRPS
- the lnt gene encoding apolipoprotein N-acyltransferase, whose protein sequence is MGRVLFSALLGSLLALTAVPHPWSAATPLPLAALLLWVCTPARPTAAAARLFWSMTTFFGLHLLFLPLSFAALFGAVGALLFLPLFALEGGFYALLALMVTALLPTLPGRLWGLAFGWVLLEWLRHLGPFAFPWGTLGYTLLPTPLIQVADLGGVLLASLLVTSLAAALARLTAGGVRPLALTLPIWALALLYGLTRPEVTPPTHRALLVQGNLNPLDKVQGTAEPLPLYTRLSAGASSDVVIWPETAVTALDVPRLPAHPLLIGVSRPGQNRMEAWDTTLTGAYDKHQRVPFAEYLPLREPLAPLYHQVFRALGLPDLTGLQKGQLDRPLGLRGVTYGAYVCYESVFPSVARHLVRGGADVLVNASNDGWFNAGTGVEQHFAMGRVRAIETRRYLLRAGNIGVTAVIDPRGRVTQALPPRRAGALSARFALQRGTTGYVRWGDWPVAVAALGLLVLGRKNNR
- a CDS encoding flavin-containing monooxygenase, producing the protein MRVPPDDQSAAPLDVLVIGGGQAGLAAGYHLQRAGRTFCILDANARTGDSWRARYDSLVLFTPAKRSALPGLPFPGDPEHYPTKDEVADYLHAYVQAFELPVAHASPVLHLQATPTGFTADTPQGHWTARAVVVATGPFQTPHTPAFARTLAPDVVQLHSSAYRRPTDLPPGRVVVVGSGNSGAQIAQELSRTHTVTVAQGRPQPALPQRLLGRDIFDWLSALGLLEVKAASPLGRALQRRDPVIGTNLRHLSRTRQLRLAPRIVGTAGRALITQDGGRLETESVLWATGFRPNYRWLAVDVLTDQGQPMHDGGVTRVPGVFFVGLPWQRTRNSALLGGVGQDAERLIDHHLSSPGPRRTP
- the parS gene encoding type II RES/Xre toxin-antitoxin system antitoxin, which encodes MTQTFTPTRTPPVLPGTALLGLKATTLLDLGEAVHAGLSPATVERLGTHLGLSLAETLSLLKLSSSTYHRYRRTGRALSADVSTHLYHLARVTEAAERYFEHKDAAHVWLQTPRATFGHRTPLQFALPPEGAEYVTTVLSRLEHGVYT
- a CDS encoding RES family NAD+ phosphorylase; amino-acid sequence: MTLTLHRVSKLQYATQPLLTDHGFGAAKFGGRWNSADPALEFDRRIIYASDTLGQALLEVIVQVGSGALHRVPHGHVTLAVDPDAIAELPASALPPNWNDPPLSPATQIIGDEWYDLGSSPVLRVPSVILPLTVYGPGQANYLINAGHPNIRTAVQLVILSFYSKRPSSAAPSCVPVFAA
- a CDS encoding MFS transporter, producing MMASPASTRPVVWTLALLCTVSYGALYYAQPLLAVATEQAYGWTRVQTGFAFTAALLVSAVLAPWFGRVLDRQGGRLLLSGGALSGTVAFLLLSLTDSYVLFLLGWLLAGLAMTLTFYEAVFTVLGQQVSEALRTRATLTVTLIAGLASTIFVPLTTVLLHGAGLRVTLLGLAGLLLVMAALVWRVIPEHGQARRMRSHASFTPDPAALQLAAGLTLARMVTVGVGLQLAPLLLASGYSPGEAAALTGLLGLSALPGRVLFVPCVKWVGPAPLTVGLLGGLAFGTWLLLSVHSGVKVTGVVLFGLASGALTLARSELLVRGYPAAVYGAVNGWLARPVNLAQALTPLVMGGLFTWTSGYGLSLMLLGGLGGIAAWFVSSYAAKTGTQLGAAELGLLE
- a CDS encoding DUF6428 family protein; amino-acid sequence: MTQTLTAPIPGLSDLTTTQELMTALRTLPQRPLQFHLHGEVLVPAGYHVTEVKAVTIEAMDCGGKANAWRETVIQLMDGSAEEAKAGFMTNRKFLAIYDRVVKHIPVRDEAEVRFEYGNATTPAMQYHVTHVDIASEQITVHLRTPGVQCKAGDSCGTPAEATSDGCAPDSGCCAPQAPISLG
- a CDS encoding ArsR/SmtB family transcription factor, which produces MDFDGTAVVFKALGDVHRLRALHFLATVDAGCCSTGQGVCTCDVQQMLGLTQPTTSHHMKLLVEAGLVETEKRGKWTYYTLSAKGMLIARTALDGLLAAVPQQQKEAV